The Enterobacteriaceae endosymbiont of Neohaemonia nigricornis genome has a segment encoding these proteins:
- the gltX gene encoding glutamate--tRNA ligase, protein MKIITRFAPSPSGYLHIGNIRTALYSWLFARKNNGIFILRIEDTNAKKIQNNFLENIVNSLKWLNIDWDKGPYLQSTKLNTYKKIINNMLNKGIAYKCYCSKSLLKKDKEKQILLGIKTKYNGRCRNNTIKQNIPYVVRFRMPHIGSTTFKDLVRGNITINNIELDDFIIQRSDGTPTYNFCVVIDDLDMNITHIIRGEEHINNTPKQINIIKALNKPIPYYVHVSIITNKFGKKISKKHQDINILQYKKDGYLPQALLNYILRLGWSYGNKEIFTLQEMKQLFSLKQLNKSPSIFDINKLNWLNKYYLKQLSKDYMMNYLINFCKNKNFDINNGPTIQNIYDIFYNRCNTLQEINNLCLIFYTKPNYKTNNQSLLFLNQNTKYILKTIYMSFISIQQWSIININLTIKQITKELNLSFSKIAMPLRFVITGSNISPPIHEIIYLMGKNKTIKHIINAINFINKK, encoded by the coding sequence ATGAAAATTATAACACGTTTTGCACCTAGTCCAAGTGGTTATTTACATATAGGAAATATACGTACTGCATTATATTCCTGGTTATTTGCAAGAAAAAATAATGGAATATTTATTTTAAGAATAGAAGATACTAATGCAAAAAAAATTCAAAATAATTTTCTTGAAAATATTGTTAATAGTCTAAAATGGTTAAATATTGATTGGGATAAAGGTCCTTATTTACAAAGTACTAAATTAAATACATACAAAAAAATTATTAATAATATGTTAAATAAAGGTATAGCTTATAAATGTTATTGTTCTAAATCATTACTTAAAAAGGATAAAGAAAAACAAATATTATTAGGCATTAAAACAAAATACAATGGTAGATGTCGTAATAATACAATTAAACAAAATATACCATATGTAGTAAGATTTCGTATGCCACATATTGGTTCTACTACTTTTAAAGATCTTGTTAGGGGCAATATTACTATTAATAATATAGAATTAGATGATTTTATTATACAAAGAAGTGATGGCACACCCACATATAATTTTTGTGTTGTTATTGATGATTTAGATATGAATATTACTCATATTATTAGAGGAGAAGAACATATTAATAATACCCCTAAACAAATTAACATAATTAAAGCATTAAATAAACCAATACCATATTATGTACATGTTTCTATTATTACAAATAAATTTGGTAAAAAAATTTCTAAAAAACATCAAGATATTAATATATTACAATATAAAAAAGATGGATATCTACCACAAGCATTATTAAATTATATTTTAAGATTAGGATGGTCATATGGTAATAAGGAAATTTTTACATTACAAGAAATGAAACAATTATTTAGTTTAAAGCAATTAAATAAATCACCTAGTATTTTTGATATAAATAAATTAAATTGGTTAAATAAATACTATTTAAAACAATTATCTAAAGATTATATGATGAATTATTTAATAAATTTTTGTAAAAATAAAAATTTTGATATAAATAATGGACCAACTATACAAAATATTTATGATATTTTTTATAATAGATGTAATACATTACAAGAAATTAATAATTTATGTCTTATTTTTTATACTAAACCTAATTATAAAACTAATAATCAATCATTATTATTTTTAAATCAAAATACTAAATATATTTTAAAAACAATATACATGTCTTTTATATCTATACAACAATGGTCTATTATTAATATTAATTTAACAATAAAACAAATAACTAAAGAACTAAATTTATCTTTTTCTAAAATTGCTATGCCATTACGTTTTGTAATTACTGGATCTAATATTAGTCCACCAATCCATGAAATTATATATTTAATGGGTAAAAATAAAACTATCAAACATATAATAAATGCTATAAATTTTATTAATAAAAAATAA
- the hspQ gene encoding heat shock protein HspQ yields MMITSKFGIGQQVRHKLLGFIGVIIDVDPIYSLNDPKINDITDNIILCNKPWYHVVMEDASGYPIHTYLSELQLSGEPLNEHFEYSSLDELSNSIKKQFIQPRLRN; encoded by the coding sequence ATGATGATTACCAGTAAATTTGGTATTGGTCAACAAGTCAGACATAAATTATTAGGTTTTATAGGAGTCATTATTGATGTTGATCCAATATATTCTCTAAATGATCCTAAAATTAATGATATTACAGATAATATAATATTATGCAATAAACCATGGTATCATGTAGTTATGGAAGATGCATCAGGATATCCTATACATACTTATTTATCTGAATTACAATTATCAGGCGAACCTCTAAATGAACATTTTGAATATTCCTCATTAGATGAATTATCTAATTCTATAAAAAAACAATTTATACAACCTAGATTACGTAATTAA
- the metG gene encoding methionine--tRNA ligase, with the protein MQSKKILVTCALPYANGPIHLGHMLEHIQADIWVRYRRMCGDEIYFISADDAHGTPIMLKAKASNIQPERMINKIFTQHIKDLKNFYISYDNYHTTHSQENYFFSKLIFNRLKKNKLIKKKIVDQLYDKKYNIFLPDRLVQGTCPFCYSIKQNGDHCNNCGRNYESIALIKPISILSGTIPIIRKSEHYFFILNKLFNILKTWIMSGVLEDIVINKVLEWFNASLKSWDITRDKPYFGFNIPNTTDKYFYVWLDAPIGYISTFYNFCSKNKKLCFYEWWKTNSITELYHFIGKDIIYFHSLFWPAILEGSYFRKPTKLFIHGHVTLNGYKMSKSQGTFITAKKWLQYINADSLRYYYATKISNNIDDIDLNLNDIAYKVNSDIVNKIVNIASRTSYFINNYFYNTISKYIDMKIYLQFVNSSQIIHTYFIQRQFSHVIQEILCLADIANKYIDTHKPWITIKKNQHLTHNICSLAINMFRIIMIYIKPIMPDLSKKTEIFLNTILSFKDIHIPLLNHQINKFVVLFERIDENQIKNIISK; encoded by the coding sequence ATGCAATCAAAAAAAATATTAGTAACTTGTGCATTACCATATGCTAATGGTCCTATACATCTTGGACATATGTTAGAACATATTCAAGCAGATATTTGGGTAAGATATCGTCGTATGTGTGGTGATGAAATATATTTTATTAGTGCTGATGATGCACACGGTACACCTATTATGTTAAAAGCTAAAGCATCTAATATTCAACCAGAACGTATGATTAATAAAATATTTACTCAACATATAAAAGATTTAAAAAATTTTTATATCAGTTATGATAATTATCATACAACACACAGTCAAGAAAATTATTTTTTTTCTAAACTAATTTTTAATCGTTTAAAAAAAAACAAATTAATTAAAAAAAAAATAGTAGATCAATTATATGATAAAAAATATAATATATTTTTACCAGATAGATTAGTACAAGGTACATGTCCATTTTGTTATAGTATTAAACAAAATGGTGACCATTGTAATAATTGTGGACGTAATTATGAATCTATAGCATTAATTAAGCCTATATCAATATTATCTGGAACTATTCCTATAATACGTAAATCAGAACATTATTTTTTTATTTTAAATAAATTATTTAATATTTTAAAAACTTGGATTATGTCAGGAGTATTAGAAGATATAGTAATAAATAAAGTATTAGAATGGTTTAATGCTTCTTTAAAATCATGGGATATTACACGAGATAAACCATACTTTGGGTTTAATATACCTAATACTACAGATAAATATTTTTATGTTTGGTTAGATGCACCTATTGGATATATTAGTACATTTTATAATTTTTGTTCTAAAAACAAAAAATTATGTTTCTATGAATGGTGGAAAACTAATTCTATTACAGAATTATATCATTTTATTGGAAAAGATATTATTTATTTTCATAGTTTATTTTGGCCTGCTATTTTAGAAGGTAGTTATTTTAGAAAACCTACAAAATTATTTATTCATGGTCATGTAACTTTAAATGGTTATAAAATGTCCAAATCACAAGGTACCTTTATTACAGCTAAAAAATGGTTACAATATATTAATGCTGATAGTTTACGTTATTATTATGCAACTAAAATTTCAAATAATATTGATGATATAGATTTAAATTTAAATGATATTGCTTATAAAGTTAATTCTGATATTGTGAATAAAATTGTTAATATAGCATCTAGAACATCATATTTCATTAATAATTATTTTTATAATACAATATCTAAATATATAGATATGAAAATATATTTACAATTTGTTAATTCATCTCAAATTATTCATACATATTTTATTCAAAGACAATTTAGTCATGTTATTCAAGAAATATTATGTTTAGCTGATATTGCAAATAAATATATAGATACACATAAACCTTGGATAACTATTAAGAAAAATCAGCATTTAACACATAATATTTGTTCATTAGCTATTAATATGTTTCGTATTATTATGATATATATTAAACCTATTATGCCTGATTTATCTAAAAAAACTGAAATATTTTTAAATACTATATTAAGTTTTAAAGATATTCATATACCTTTATTAAATCATCAAATTAATAAGTTTGTAGTTTTATTTGAACGTATAGATGAAAATCAAATAAAAAATATTATATCTAAATAA
- a CDS encoding metal-dependent hydrolase, producing MTTQGHLFFTISTSFLIQHFICSQFMHHDDWWRIIPISIITCLLPDIDHSKSIISKKLKYFSYIITKLFNHRGFTHSLCAIYLIYYILQIISNKIIFLKMDIQLGLIIGYCTHIIADIITPHGVLLLWPLKIRFKLPIITRHLFTEKFFCYIYFVFSVYLLYPGYNHILIQFCIKTYIKLLNNIY from the coding sequence ATGACAACACAAGGACATTTATTTTTTACTATTTCTACAAGTTTTTTAATACAACATTTTATATGTTCACAATTTATGCATCATGATGATTGGTGGCGTATTATTCCTATATCTATAATTACTTGTTTATTGCCTGATATTGATCATTCTAAATCTATTATAAGCAAAAAATTAAAATACTTTTCTTATATTATTACAAAACTATTTAATCATAGAGGTTTTACACATAGTTTATGTGCTATATATTTAATATATTATATATTACAAATAATATCTAATAAAATTATTTTTCTGAAAATGGATATTCAATTAGGATTGATTATAGGATATTGTACTCATATTATTGCTGATATAATAACTCCACATGGTGTACTATTACTATGGCCATTAAAAATACGTTTTAAATTACCTATTATAACAAGACATTTATTTACAGAAAAATTTTTTTGTTATATATATTTTGTATTTTCTGTATATTTATTATATCCTGGATATAATCATATACTTATACAGTTTTGTATTAAAACATATATAAAATTACTTAATAATATTTACTAA
- the alr gene encoding alanine racemase — protein MTRPIAAIINTKNIQHNLNVIRNLVFPSKIWSVLKANAYGHGINNIWKSLILTDGFAVLNLSEAIFLRKKYHNKPILLLEGFFNINDLYLIYKYNLTITIHSNWQLDILINYQPKYPINIYIKINTGMNRLGFKINNIHNIIYIIKKKINIKNIAFLAHFADCSKHSHYLFQELNIIKKTIDHYTYTRSFANSAAILWHEFMHYDWVRCGILLYGASPTSKWEDIKNLSIKPVMTLQSKIIGIQKLMPGETVGYNHQYCTNKKRRIGIIACGYGDGYPKNISNNTSILIHGTITKILGTVTMDMIAVDLFNIPTAKIGTKVELWGDNIKIDNIAQSANTISYELMCAISSRVPRIIK, from the coding sequence ATGACACGACCTATTGCTGCAATTATTAATACTAAAAATATACAACATAATTTAAATGTGATACGTAATTTAGTTTTTCCATCTAAAATTTGGTCTGTATTAAAAGCTAATGCTTATGGACATGGTATAAATAATATTTGGAAAAGTTTAATATTAACAGATGGTTTTGCTGTATTAAATTTATCAGAAGCTATATTTTTAAGAAAAAAATATCATAATAAACCAATTTTATTATTAGAAGGATTTTTTAATATTAATGATTTATATTTAATATATAAATATAATTTAACAATAACTATACATAGTAATTGGCAGTTAGATATTTTAATTAATTATCAACCTAAATATCCTATAAATATATATATTAAAATTAATACAGGAATGAATAGATTAGGTTTTAAAATAAATAATATTCATAATATAATTTATATTATAAAAAAAAAAATTAATATAAAAAATATTGCTTTTTTAGCACATTTTGCTGACTGTTCGAAACATTCACATTATTTATTTCAAGAATTAAATATTATAAAAAAAACAATTGACCATTATACATACACGCGTTCTTTTGCTAATTCTGCAGCTATATTATGGCATGAATTTATGCATTATGATTGGGTTAGATGTGGTATTTTATTATATGGTGCTTCACCAACAAGTAAATGGGAAGATATTAAAAATCTATCTATTAAACCGGTTATGACTTTACAAAGTAAAATTATAGGAATACAAAAATTAATGCCAGGAGAAACTGTAGGATATAATCATCAATATTGTACAAATAAAAAACGGAGAATAGGAATTATAGCTTGTGGTTATGGTGATGGTTATCCTAAAAATATTTCTAATAATACATCTATTTTAATTCATGGTACAATAACTAAGATATTAGGTACTGTTACTATGGATATGATAGCTGTCGATTTATTTAATATTCCTACTGCAAAAATAGGAACTAAAGTAGAATTATGGGGTGATAATATTAAAATTGACAATATTGCTCAATCTGCTAATACTATTAGTTATGAATTAATGTGTGCAATTTCATCAAGAGTGCCAAGAATAATTAAATAA